The Pseudomonadota bacterium DNA segment TCTCGTCGGTGCTCGAGGCGCGGCGGCGCGTCATGATGGAGGTGAACGTCCCGGCCGACAGGCTCGCGGACGTCGTCGCGGCGCTCCCGTGCATGCGGGAGCCCACGCTCTCCCCGCTCCACGGCGGCGGCGGTTACGCGGTCAAGGCGGCGGTGCCTCGGGGGCAGCTGCCCGAGCTCATCCCGCTCGTGAAGCAGCGCGGCGGCACCGACATCGTCGTGACCCGGCTCGCGCAGATCGTGCCGTAGGGGAGGCGGAGATGCGCACCGAAACGACCTTCGTCCCCACCCCCGGCAGCGCGGCCGCGGCGTACGCGCCCAGGCCGCCCGCGGGCCCGGCGACGCTCGCGCTCGACGCGAACGAGGGGCCGGCGCCGCCGCCGTCCCTGCTCGATGCGCTTCGCGCCGTCGGGCCGGAACAGCTCCGGCGCTACCCGAGCGCGCGCCCCCTCGAGGGGCTCCTCGCCGAACGGCTCGGCGTGCCCGCGGAGCGCGTCGTCGTGACGGCGGGCGCCGACGACGGGCTGGAGCGGGCCGCGCGCGTCGCGCTGTGCGCGGGGCGTGAGGCGATCCTGCCGGTGCCGACGTTCGAGATGCTCGAGCGCTACGTCCGGGCCAGCGGCGCGGACGTGGTGCGGATCCCCTGGCTGGAGGGCGCGCTGCCGACCGACGAGATGGCGCGGGCGGTGACGCCGAGGACGTCGTTCGTCGCGGTCGTGTCGCCGAACAACCCGACCGGCCTCGTCGCGTCTCAAGGCGATCTCGCGCGCCTGTCGGACGCCGCGCCGGCCGCGCTCCTCGCCGTGGATCTCGCGTACGCGGAGTTCGCGGACGTGGATCTCACGCGGGCNNNNNNNNNNGTCGCCTTCCGGACGTTCTCCAAGGCGCTCGGCCTCGCGGGGCTGCGCGTGGGATACGCCGCGGGCCCGAGGCGGCTCGTCGACCTCCTCCGCGCGGCCGGCCACCCCTACGCGGTCTCCTCGGCCTCGCTCGCGATCGCCGAGGCGCGCCTCCGGGCCGGGCTCGACGACGTGGCGCGTCACGTCGAGGCGGTGCGCGACGAGCGCGCGCGGCTCGAGGCGTTCCTGCGCCGCTCCGGGGCCGCGGTGACGAGCTCCCAGGGAAACTTTGCGTTCGCCCGGTTCGCGGACGCTCGGGGGGTGCGTAACGCGCTCGGGCTCCGCGGGATCTCGGTGCGGGCGTTCGACGGCGCGTCGCTCGTGGCCGACGGGCTGCGTATCACGCTGCCGGGCGACGAGGCGGAAGTCGAACGGCTCATGGCGGCGCTCCGGGAGATCTTCGGGCGCGCCGCGGGAAAGGAGGGCTTCGATGGCGAGTAGGACGAGCGCGCTAACGCGCGAGACCCGGGAGACCGAGGTGACGGTGCGGCTCGCGCTGGACGGCGCGGGCGCGGCGAAGATCGCGACGGGCTTGGGATTCCTCGATCACCTCCTCACGGCGCTGGCGTGCCACGCCCGGTTCGATCTCGAGCTCTCCTGCAGGGGAGATCTCGAGGTCGACGATCACCACACGGTCGAGGACTGCGCCCTGGCGCTCGGCGCCGCTATCGACGAAGCGCTCGCGGACCGATCCGGGATCGCCCGCTTCGGGGACGCCTACGCGCCGCTCGACGAGGCGCTGGCGCGCGCGGTCGTGGATCTCTCGGGCCGGCCCTACGCCGCCGTATCGCTCGGCCTCGCGCGGCCGTGCATCGGCGACGTCGCCGCCGAGAACGTCGTCCATGCGTTTCGGTCGTTGGCGACCGCGATGCGCGCCGCGATCCACCTCGACGTGCTGCGCGGCGAGAACGATCACCACAAGGCCGAGGCGGCGGCAAAGGCGCTCGCGCTCGCCCTGCGCAAGGCCGTCGCGGTCGAAAGCGGCGGCGTGCCCAGCACGAAGGGGGTGCTCGGATGACGGCGAGGGACATCGAGGTCGCGGTGCTGAGGACCGGATCGTCGAACCTCGCGTCTGTGCTCTCGGCCCTGCGCCGCCTGGGGACCGAGCCGGCGGTCACGTCGGACCCCGAGATCGCGGCGCGGGCGGCGCGGCTCGTGATCCCGGGCGTGGGCACCCTCACGGCCGCCATGTCCGTGCTGCGCGCCGGGGGCCTCGTCGAGCCGCTGCGGCGGCGCGTGGCGGCGGGGAGGCCGACGCTCGCGATCTGCCTCGGCCTGCAGCTCCTCGGCGCCGGCAGCGAGGAGAGCCCAGGGGTCGGCGGGGTCGGCGCGTTCGGCGGACGGGCGACGCGGTTTCCGAGGTCCGTGCGCGCGCCGCAGCTCGGCTGGAACTCGATCGCGCCGGACGCCTCGTGCCGGCTGCTCGAGCCGGGCTACGCCTACTTCGCGAACTCGTACCGCCTCGTCGAGCCGCCCGGCGCGACGGCGGTCGCGTACAGCGAGTACGGCGGCCGCTTCGTCGCCGCCTTCGAGCGGGGCGCGGTGCTCGCGTGCCAGTTTCACCCCGAGCTGTCCGGCGGCTACGGGCTCGATCTGATGGCGCGGTGGATCGGCGCCGCCGCGGAGGGTGGTGCGCCATGCTGACCGTGCGGATCATCCCGTGCCTCGACGTCCGCGACGGGCGCGTCGTCAAGGGGGTGCGGTTCCAGGGGCTCGCGGACGCGGGCGACCCGGCCGCGCTCGCGGCGGCGTACGAGGCCGACGGCGCGGACGAGATCATGGTGCTCGACATCACCGCCACCGGGGAGCGGCGCGCCACGGCGGCACAGACCGTGCGCCGGGTCCGGGAGCGGATCGCGATCCCGCTCACGGTCGGCGGCGGCGTGACGAGCGAGGCGGACGCGGCGGCGCTCCTCGACGCGGGCGCGGACAAGGTCGGCGTCAACACGGCCGCGGTGGCGCGGCCCGCCCTCGTCGACGAGCTCTCGGCCAGGTTCGGCGCGCAGTGCACCGTGATCGCGATCGACGCGGCGCGGCGGGCGACAGGCGGCTTCGAGGTCGTCGTCCGCTCCGGCACGGTGCAGACGGGAAAGGACGCCGTCGCGTGGGCGGCCGAGGCGGCCCGGCGCGGGGCGGGCGAGGTGCTGCTCACCTCGTTCGATCGGGACGGCACGAAGGCGGGCTACGACCTCGAGCTGATCGCGGCGGTCGCGGCGGCGGTCGACGTGCCGATCGTGGCGTCGGGCGGCGCGGCGGACGCGTCCCACATGGCCGCGGCGGTCGGCGCGGGCGCGTCGGCCGCGCTCGCGGCGTCGATCTTCCACTTCGGCGAGCGGACCGTGCGCGATCTGAAGGCGGAGCTGGCG contains these protein-coding regions:
- a CDS encoding aminotransferase class I/II-fold pyridoxal phosphate-dependent enzyme translates to MRTETTFVPTPGSAAAAYAPRPPAGPATLALDANEGPAPPPSLLDALRAVGPEQLRRYPSARPLEGLLAERLGVPAERVVVTAGADDGLERAARVALCAGREAILPVPTFEMLERYVRASGADVVRIPWLEGALPTDEMARAVTPRTSFVAVVSPNNPTGLVASQGDLARLSDAAPAALLAVDLAYAEFADVDLTRA
- a CDS encoding aminotransferase class I/II-fold pyridoxal phosphate-dependent enzyme, with amino-acid sequence VAFRTFSKALGLAGLRVGYAAGPRRLVDLLRAAGHPYAVSSASLAIAEARLRAGLDDVARHVEAVRDERARLEAFLRRSGAAVTSSQGNFAFARFADARGVRNALGLRGISVRAFDGASLVADGLRITLPGDEAEVERLMAALREIFGRAAGKEGFDGE
- the hisB gene encoding imidazoleglycerol-phosphate dehydratase HisB; the encoded protein is MASRTSALTRETRETEVTVRLALDGAGAAKIATGLGFLDHLLTALACHARFDLELSCRGDLEVDDHHTVEDCALALGAAIDEALADRSGIARFGDAYAPLDEALARAVVDLSGRPYAAVSLGLARPCIGDVAAENVVHAFRSLATAMRAAIHLDVLRGENDHHKAEAAAKALALALRKAVAVESGGVPSTKGVLG
- the hisH gene encoding imidazole glycerol phosphate synthase subunit HisH, translating into MTARDIEVAVLRTGSSNLASVLSALRRLGTEPAVTSDPEIAARAARLVIPGVGTLTAAMSVLRAGGLVEPLRRRVAAGRPTLAICLGLQLLGAGSEESPGVGGVGAFGGRATRFPRSVRAPQLGWNSIAPDASCRLLEPGYAYFANSYRLVEPPGATAVAYSEYGGRFVAAFERGAVLACQFHPELSGGYGLDLMARWIGAAAEGGAPC
- the hisF gene encoding imidazole glycerol phosphate synthase subunit HisF, which encodes MLTVRIIPCLDVRDGRVVKGVRFQGLADAGDPAALAAAYEADGADEIMVLDITATGERRATAAQTVRRVRERIAIPLTVGGGVTSEADAAALLDAGADKVGVNTAAVARPALVDELSARFGAQCTVIAIDAARRATGGFEVVVRSGTVQTGKDAVAWAAEAARRGAGEVLLTSFDRDGTKAGYDLELIAAVAAAVDVPIVASGGAADASHMAAAVGAGASAALAASIFHFGERTVRDLKAELATLGVEVRR